One region of Xylanimonas ulmi genomic DNA includes:
- the cimA gene encoding citramalate synthase has product MTFDVYDTTLRDGAQQEGMNLTVADKLAIAPLLDELGVGFIEGGWPGAIPKDTEFFRRARTELTLKNAVLAAFGATRKAGVTVDADPQVRALLDAEAPVVTLVAKSDVRHVERALRTTREENLAMITDTVRFLVAQGRRVVLDAEHFYDGFRFDPAYATSAVRAAFDAGAEVVTLCDTNGGMLPAFVTDVVGAVRAAVGQGPRLGMHAHNDTGCAVANSLAAVAAGASHVQGTVNGYGERTGNADLIAVVANLELKHGVELLVNAGLREATRIAHAIAEITNIAPFARQPYVGASAFAHKGGLHASAIKVDPDLYQHVDPVAVGNDMRMLVSEMAGRASIELKGRELGFDLTGQGDLLARVTTRVKDAEAAGYTYDAADASFELLLREELTGQRPVYFEVESWRTIIETLPGQGQGRGAVASAEATVKLRAGGERIVSTGEGNGPVNALDQALRKALVRTYPQIERFALTDFKVRILESEQGTDSTTRVLVVTTDGERTWSTVGVGPNIIEASWEALLDAHVFGLLQAKVEAR; this is encoded by the coding sequence GTGACCTTCGACGTGTACGACACCACGCTGCGCGACGGCGCGCAGCAGGAGGGCATGAACCTCACCGTCGCGGACAAGCTCGCGATCGCGCCGCTGCTCGACGAGCTCGGCGTCGGGTTCATCGAGGGCGGCTGGCCGGGCGCGATCCCCAAGGACACCGAGTTCTTCCGGCGCGCGCGCACCGAGCTGACGCTTAAGAACGCGGTGCTCGCGGCGTTCGGCGCGACCCGCAAGGCCGGCGTCACGGTCGACGCCGACCCCCAGGTCCGCGCGCTGCTCGACGCGGAGGCGCCCGTGGTGACCCTCGTCGCCAAGTCCGACGTGCGGCACGTCGAGCGCGCGCTGCGCACCACGCGCGAAGAGAACCTCGCGATGATCACCGACACCGTCCGATTCCTTGTCGCGCAGGGCCGCCGCGTGGTGCTCGACGCCGAGCACTTCTACGACGGCTTCCGCTTCGACCCCGCCTACGCGACGTCGGCCGTGCGGGCTGCGTTCGACGCCGGCGCCGAGGTCGTCACGCTGTGCGACACCAACGGCGGCATGCTTCCGGCCTTCGTCACCGACGTCGTCGGCGCCGTGCGCGCGGCCGTCGGGCAGGGGCCGCGGCTGGGCATGCACGCCCATAACGACACCGGCTGCGCGGTCGCGAACTCGCTCGCCGCGGTCGCCGCGGGGGCCAGCCACGTGCAGGGCACGGTCAACGGCTATGGCGAGCGCACGGGCAACGCCGACCTCATCGCCGTCGTCGCGAACCTGGAGCTCAAGCACGGCGTCGAGCTGCTCGTGAACGCCGGGCTGCGCGAGGCCACCCGCATCGCGCACGCCATCGCGGAGATCACCAACATCGCGCCGTTCGCGCGCCAGCCGTACGTGGGTGCGAGCGCGTTCGCGCACAAGGGAGGCCTGCACGCCTCGGCGATCAAGGTCGACCCCGACCTGTACCAGCACGTCGACCCGGTCGCCGTCGGCAACGACATGCGCATGCTCGTCTCGGAGATGGCCGGTCGCGCGTCGATCGAGCTCAAGGGGCGCGAGCTCGGCTTCGACCTGACGGGGCAGGGCGACCTGCTCGCGCGCGTGACCACGCGCGTCAAGGACGCCGAGGCGGCGGGCTACACCTACGACGCCGCGGACGCCTCGTTCGAGCTGCTGCTGCGCGAGGAGCTGACGGGTCAGCGGCCTGTCTACTTCGAGGTCGAGTCGTGGCGCACGATCATCGAGACCCTGCCGGGCCAGGGGCAGGGCCGCGGAGCGGTCGCCTCGGCCGAGGCGACCGTCAAGCTGCGCGCGGGCGGTGAGCGCATCGTCAGCACCGGCGAGGGCAACGGTCCCGTCAACGCGCTCGACCAGGCGCTGCGTAAGGCGCTCGTGCGCACCTACCCGCAGATCGAGCGGTTCGCGCTCACCGACTTCAAGGTGCGCATCCTCGAGTCCGAGCAGGGCACCGACTCGACCACTCGCGTGCTCGTGGTGACCACCGACGGTGAGCGCACCTGGTCGACCGTCGGCGTGGGGCCCAACATCATCGAGGCGTCATGGGAGGCGCTGCTCGACGCGCACGTCT